A stretch of the Vulcanisaeta souniana JCM 11219 genome encodes the following:
- a CDS encoding DUF488 domain-containing protein: MMRIKVKRIYDEPDLSDGVRVLVDRLWPRGLSRERARIDVWLRDLAPSDELRRWFNHDPAKWDEFRLKYWSELDRNINDLSKLLSIIRGNGAVTLLYATRDRLRNNAVALAEYLRVRYGFDYEVI, from the coding sequence ATGATGAGAATTAAGGTTAAACGCATTTATGATGAGCCCGACCTCAGCGATGGCGTTAGAGTACTTGTTGATAGGTTATGGCCCAGGGGCTTAAGTCGTGAGAGGGCTAGGATAGACGTGTGGTTAAGGGATTTAGCGCCGAGTGACGAATTGAGGCGTTGGTTTAACCATGACCCTGCCAAATGGGATGAGTTTAGGCTTAAGTATTGGAGTGAGCTTGATAGAAATATTAACGATTTAAGCAAATTATTAAGTATAATACGTGGTAATGGTGCCGTAACCCTACTTTATGCCACTAGGGATAGGTTACGTAATAATGCCGTGGCACTCGCTGAGTACTTAAGGGTTAGGTATGGGTTTGATTACGAGGTTATTTAG
- a CDS encoding helix-turn-helix domain-containing protein — MVLKVILEAHRGDCRVQNALKAFNLNFSIARVNVGDEVSTHLVKLDKPVDRDLLNYLRRSGLKVNVIDEETLWVSAPSCSACRALSRAGLLVEGGKPGNEDSIVYTVLSPGIKRLRTSIRQLRSSGVKVRVLDMEQLPMPSPTERQLEVLLLAYKMGYFDREVNLKELAKQLGLSISTVSELLRKTLKKVVMHYFEEIGITIDEDRPK, encoded by the coding sequence GTGGTCTTAAAGGTAATACTTGAGGCTCATAGGGGTGATTGCAGGGTTCAGAACGCACTCAAGGCGTTCAATCTGAACTTTAGCATAGCTAGGGTTAACGTGGGTGATGAGGTATCAACGCACCTAGTTAAGTTAGATAAGCCCGTGGACAGGGACTTACTTAATTACTTAAGGAGGAGTGGGCTTAAGGTTAACGTGATTGATGAGGAAACCCTGTGGGTCTCAGCGCCAAGTTGTAGCGCCTGTAGGGCGTTAAGTAGGGCTGGGCTTCTCGTGGAGGGTGGTAAGCCGGGTAATGAGGACTCCATTGTTTATACTGTGCTCTCACCAGGCATTAAGCGATTGAGAACGAGTATTAGGCAGTTGAGGTCCAGTGGTGTTAAGGTGAGGGTTCTTGACATGGAGCAATTGCCCATGCCGAGTCCCACGGAAAGGCAGTTGGAGGTCCTACTCCTTGCGTATAAGATGGGGTATTTCGATAGGGAGGTTAACCTTAAGGAATTGGCTAAGCAGCTTGGCTTGTCAATATCTACGGTTAGTGAGTTACTTAGGAAGACCCTTAAGAAGGTTGTGATGCACTATTTTGAGGAGATCGGCATTACCATTGATGAGGATAGACCTAAATAA
- a CDS encoding aspartyl protease: protein MRRGLGVIEADRSRAWVKIEGKGEIVPVLVSNMVDKVLTGVTTLEVLELEVDPMTGKLRERTLLLY, encoded by the coding sequence TTGAGACGGGGGCTAGGGGTTATTGAGGCTGACAGGTCTAGGGCGTGGGTTAAGATTGAGGGTAAGGGTGAGATTGTGCCTGTGCTTGTGTCGAATATGGTCGATAAGGTTTTAACCGGCGTAACTACGCTCGAGGTTCTCGAGCTTGAGGTTGACCCGATGACTGGTAAATTGAGGGAACGTACACTACTGCTTTATTAA
- the tsaA gene encoding tRNA (N6-threonylcarbamoyladenosine(37)-N6)-methyltransferase TrmO, translating to MVEYAFKPIGYVEVGFPRPDEPERGRYATRYDFIGVVRVYDEYVDGLLGLEEYSHVMLIYIFHEQREVRLRVRLKGTDKEVGIFATRYPLRPNPIGLSVLELVKVEPPRLWLRGLDAWTGTPILDIKPYDYYDVVKKPRVPREFEEEWFRSYVEKGYGEKVPWLGPCP from the coding sequence ATGGTTGAGTACGCGTTTAAGCCCATTGGCTATGTTGAGGTAGGCTTTCCAAGACCTGATGAGCCAGAGAGGGGTCGATACGCCACTAGGTATGACTTCATTGGCGTTGTTAGGGTTTATGATGAGTACGTGGATGGATTGCTGGGACTTGAGGAGTACTCCCACGTAATGCTCATTTACATATTCCATGAGCAGAGGGAGGTCAGACTCAGGGTTAGACTGAAGGGAACGGATAAAGAGGTCGGCATATTTGCCACTAGATATCCGTTAAGGCCAAACCCCATTGGTTTATCGGTGCTGGAGCTCGTTAAGGTTGAACCACCCAGGCTGTGGTTGAGGGGTCTCGACGCCTGGACAGGGACTCCCATACTTGACATTAAGCCCTATGACTACTACGACGTTGTTAAGAAGCCGAGGGTTCCCAGGGAATTTGAGGAGGAGTGGTTTAGGAGTTATGTTGAGAAGGGGTATGGTGAGAAAGTTCCATGGCTAGGTCCGTGCCCCTAA
- a CDS encoding PaREP1 family protein translates to MEEPIVHPWKDINKYIETRAKETLYELELAEEFLKNGLYRNAAGKAFQGWKAVLAVLAANSRSELAGEFRGFVRLKERVRVEAG, encoded by the coding sequence ATGGAAGAACCCATAGTTCATCCCTGGAAGGACATTAACAAGTATATCGAGACCAGGGCCAAAGAGACACTCTACGAGCTTGAGTTGGCGGAGGAATTCCTAAAGAATGGGCTGTACAGGAATGCTGCGGGTAAGGCATTCCAGGGCTGGAAGGCTGTCCTAGCAGTCCTGGCCGCCAACTCACGTAGCGAATTGGCAGGTGAGTTCAGGGGCTTCGTTAGACTTAAGGAGAGGGTCAGGGTTGAGGCTGGTTAA